The Pantoea sp. At-9b genome includes a window with the following:
- a CDS encoding MFS transporter, which produces MQTTNSNYQRTRWLTLAGTILTQFALGSVYTWSLFNGQLAHKLDAPISQVAFSFGLLSLGLAIASSLAGKLQERFGVRNVTIGAGVLMALGFWLTAHADNLMMLYLSAGILVGLADGAGYLLTLSNCVKWFPERKGVISACAIGAYGLGSLGFKFICGALLSVQGLENTFIIWGLMAMTMIILGALLMRDAPVQQSNAASALQSKDYTLAQSIRLPQYWMLALMFLTACMSGLYVIGVAKDIGEGLVHLSTQTAANAVTVIAIANLSGRLVLGVLSDKMARIRVISLAQVVSLAGMSILLFTHMNESTFFISLACVAFSFGGTITVFPSLVSDFFGLNNLTKNYGLIYLGFGIGSVLGSLVASVFGGFTITFSLIMTLLVISLFLSLSIRLPQRHSVQEPVLHRS; this is translated from the coding sequence TCGCTTTAGGTTCGGTCTATACCTGGAGCCTGTTTAATGGTCAGCTGGCGCACAAGCTCGACGCCCCTATCAGCCAGGTTGCGTTTTCGTTTGGCTTACTGAGCCTCGGTCTGGCGATTGCTTCATCGCTGGCCGGTAAACTCCAGGAACGGTTTGGCGTGCGTAACGTCACCATCGGGGCTGGTGTCCTCATGGCGCTGGGATTCTGGTTAACGGCCCATGCGGATAACCTGATGATGCTCTACCTCAGCGCAGGTATCCTGGTTGGCCTGGCTGACGGTGCCGGTTATCTGCTGACCTTATCCAACTGCGTGAAATGGTTCCCGGAACGTAAAGGTGTCATTTCCGCCTGCGCCATTGGTGCCTATGGTTTAGGTAGCCTGGGCTTTAAATTTATCTGTGGCGCCTTGCTCAGTGTGCAGGGGTTGGAAAACACCTTCATTATCTGGGGTCTGATGGCAATGACGATGATTATTCTGGGTGCATTGCTGATGCGTGACGCCCCGGTACAGCAGAGCAATGCCGCCTCGGCCCTGCAAAGCAAAGATTACACCCTGGCGCAGTCGATCCGTTTGCCGCAATACTGGATGCTGGCGCTGATGTTCCTCACCGCCTGTATGAGTGGTCTGTATGTGATTGGCGTGGCGAAAGATATCGGTGAAGGTCTGGTCCATCTCAGCACGCAAACCGCCGCGAATGCCGTCACGGTGATTGCTATTGCTAACCTGAGTGGCCGTCTGGTTCTGGGTGTGCTGTCCGATAAGATGGCACGTATTCGGGTGATTTCGCTGGCGCAGGTGGTTTCACTGGCCGGGATGAGCATTCTGCTGTTCACCCATATGAATGAATCCACCTTCTTTATTTCTCTTGCCTGCGTGGCCTTCAGCTTCGGTGGCACCATCACCGTCTTCCCGTCGCTGGTCAGTGATTTCTTCGGTCTGAACAATTTGACCAAAAATTACGGCCTGATCTACCTTGGCTTTGGTATCGGTAGCGTGCTGGGTTCACTGGTGGCCTCGGTGTTCGGTGGTTTCACCATCACCTTTAGCCTGATTATGACCTTGCTGGTGATTTCATTATTCCTGTCACTCAGCATCCGCCTGCCGCAACGCCACAGTGTTCAGGAGCCGGTGTTGCATCGCAGCTAA
- a CDS encoding SMP-30/gluconolactonase/LRE family protein produces the protein MTREVRNVLALQAELAECPLWSTREQVLWCVDILAPAIHRFDPASGELHTFPQQEEVGCIGLRQQGGLIAALRSGVWLLDEQGKPQRKLADNPGIAAKSRFNDGRVDPWGNFWCGSLWEPQDKNGGLLCRVTPDGALTVMAQDVKISNGLAFAPDRQWMYHSDTPNEVLYRYPLNEFTGEPGARQVFRQFDAKGGLPDGAAVDSEGYYWSALFDGGRVVRIDPLTAEIVDEISLPVRWPTMVAFGGADLQTLYITSSREHRTAEELARYPQSGDIFAVDVSVAGMAEPLFKG, from the coding sequence ATGACGCGTGAAGTGAGAAATGTACTGGCCTTGCAGGCGGAACTGGCGGAGTGTCCTTTGTGGTCAACACGCGAACAAGTGCTGTGGTGCGTGGATATTCTGGCACCTGCCATTCATCGTTTCGATCCCGCCAGTGGCGAGCTGCATACTTTTCCGCAACAGGAAGAGGTGGGTTGTATCGGGTTGCGCCAGCAGGGGGGCTTAATTGCGGCGTTGCGCAGTGGCGTCTGGCTGCTGGATGAACAGGGCAAGCCTCAGCGCAAGCTGGCGGATAACCCGGGAATAGCGGCAAAGAGTCGCTTTAACGATGGTCGCGTCGATCCCTGGGGGAATTTCTGGTGTGGCAGCCTGTGGGAGCCGCAGGATAAAAACGGTGGATTACTGTGCCGGGTCACCCCTGACGGCGCATTAACGGTGATGGCGCAGGACGTGAAAATCTCTAATGGTCTGGCATTCGCTCCTGATCGCCAATGGATGTACCACAGCGATACCCCTAATGAGGTGCTGTATCGCTATCCGCTGAATGAATTCACCGGTGAACCGGGCGCACGTCAGGTTTTCCGGCAGTTTGATGCCAAAGGAGGATTACCGGATGGTGCTGCTGTAGACAGCGAAGGTTACTACTGGTCGGCGTTATTTGATGGTGGCCGGGTGGTGCGTATTGATCCGCTGACGGCGGAGATCGTCGATGAGATTAGCTTGCCGGTGCGCTGGCCGACGATGGTGGCGTTTGGCGGTGCCGATCTGCAAACCCTGTATATCACCTCATCGCGTGAGCATCGTACCGCTGAAGAGCTGGCGCGCTATCCGCAATCGGGAGATATTTTTGCTGTGGATGTCAGCGTGGCGGGAATGGCAGAACCGTTATTTAAAGGGTAA